From a region of the Sphingopyxis sp. YR583 genome:
- the trmD gene encoding tRNA (guanosine(37)-N1)-methyltransferase TrmD, with protein sequence MTFTAVPLTLYPDMFPGPLGHSMAGRALESGTWHCAPVQIRDFATDKHRTVDDTPAGGGAGMVLKADVLGAAIDHAVAAHPGLPILAMTPRGAPVTQARVRSLSAGPGAIILCGRFEGFDERIFAARAIEEVSMGDIILSGGEMGALLLLDACIRLLPGVMGAAASGDDESFEQGLLEYPHYTRPVSWEGQDIPDVLRSGDHKKIAAWRREQAERDTRARRPDLWAAYVAARDGR encoded by the coding sequence ATGACCTTCACTGCTGTCCCCCTGACCCTCTATCCCGACATGTTCCCCGGCCCGCTGGGGCACAGCATGGCGGGGCGCGCGCTCGAAAGCGGCACATGGCATTGCGCGCCGGTGCAGATCCGTGATTTCGCGACCGACAAGCACCGTACCGTCGACGACACGCCCGCGGGCGGCGGTGCGGGCATGGTGCTGAAGGCCGATGTGCTAGGCGCGGCGATCGACCATGCCGTCGCGGCGCATCCGGGCTTGCCGATCCTTGCCATGACGCCGCGCGGGGCACCGGTGACGCAGGCGCGCGTGCGCTCTCTTTCGGCCGGTCCCGGCGCGATCATTCTCTGCGGCCGCTTCGAGGGGTTCGACGAGCGCATCTTCGCTGCGCGCGCGATCGAGGAGGTGTCGATGGGCGACATCATCCTGTCGGGGGGCGAAATGGGCGCGCTGCTGCTGCTCGACGCCTGCATCCGGCTGCTCCCCGGCGTGATGGGCGCGGCGGCGAGCGGCGACGATGAATCGTTCGAGCAGGGGCTGCTCGAATATCCGCACTATACCCGCCCGGTAAGTTGGGAGGGACAGGATATTCCCGATGTGCTGCGATCGGGCGACCACAAAAAGATCGCCGCCTGGCGCCGCGAGCAGGCCGAGCGCGATACAAGGGCGCGCCGCCCCGACCTGTGGGCGGCTTATGTCGCTGCGCGCGACGGGCGATAG
- a CDS encoding LysR substrate-binding domain-containing protein codes for MSRLPPLAAIRTFEVAGRLQNFSRAAEELGLTQAAVSYQIRQLEDRLGRALFVREKGRVRLSETGRRLLPAISNAFATMGDAFAALGSDEADVLTINASTSFGGTWLSARIGSFQLQYPELAVRMAMSNDLVDFDASNVDVAIRIGRGVWPGLRADFLMRQYLAPIASPAFIEEHGISEPADLLRVQRLAPNDSWWADWFTLAGVETPLVPSRRGIELDSQLQEGSAVQAGFGVAMMTPLYWQGELASGRMVQPFDTFYVSATSGMWLVHRDNRVGVRKIERFREWLHAEIEKDRHLLPDAVWEPPS; via the coding sequence ATGTCCCGCCTGCCGCCCCTCGCTGCCATACGCACCTTCGAAGTCGCCGGTCGTTTGCAGAATTTTTCGCGCGCCGCCGAAGAGCTGGGACTGACGCAGGCGGCGGTCAGTTATCAAATCCGCCAATTGGAGGACCGGCTCGGACGCGCGCTCTTCGTGCGCGAAAAGGGGCGGGTTCGCCTCTCCGAAACCGGGCGACGGCTGCTCCCCGCGATCAGCAACGCCTTCGCGACGATGGGCGATGCCTTCGCCGCGCTCGGCAGCGACGAGGCCGATGTGCTGACGATCAACGCCTCGACCAGCTTCGGCGGCACCTGGCTCAGCGCGCGCATCGGCAGCTTCCAGCTCCAATATCCCGAGCTCGCGGTGCGCATGGCGATGAGCAACGATCTGGTCGACTTCGACGCCTCGAACGTCGACGTCGCGATCCGCATCGGCCGGGGTGTGTGGCCCGGGCTGCGCGCCGATTTCCTGATGCGCCAATATCTCGCGCCGATCGCCTCGCCGGCGTTTATCGAAGAGCATGGCATAAGCGAACCCGCCGACCTGCTGCGCGTCCAGCGGCTCGCGCCGAACGATAGCTGGTGGGCCGACTGGTTCACCCTTGCTGGCGTCGAAACGCCGCTGGTGCCGTCGCGCCGCGGGATCGAACTCGACAGCCAGTTGCAGGAAGGGAGCGCGGTACAGGCGGGCTTCGGCGTCGCGATGATGACCCCGCTCTACTGGCAGGGCGAACTCGCGAGCGGCCGCATGGTCCAGCCCTTCGACACATTCTATGTGTCGGCGACGTCGGGCATGTGGCTCGTCCACCGCGACAATCGGGTGGGGGTGCGCAAGATCGAACGCTTCCGCGAATGGCTGCATGCGGAGATCGAGAAGGATCGCCACCTGCTCCCCGACGCGGTATGGGAGCCGCCATCATGA
- a CDS encoding serine hydrolase domain-containing protein codes for MRSRSAFAFAAILAVSSPAQAQDAPKALDQLAPEIDALFAKFQAEQHIPGLVYGVVEDGKLAYVKGIGVQNIADKRAVTPDSLFRIASMTKAFTALSILKLRDDGKLRLDDLAEQYVPEMRGWTYPTKDSPRIRVRDLLQHVGGFVTDDPWGDRQQVLPQDDFTKMIATGVPFSRVPQSQHEYSNFGYALLGRIVANASGMAYTDYVQKTILTPLGMTSSGFDAPKAPKTRYALGYRWENDKWTAEPEMVDGAFNAMGGLQVSANDYAKWVAFLLSAWPARDDADNGPVKRSTVREIAQGSNFVSVTNRIGASGATACKQAAAYGMGWRVAQDCDLGLTLAHGGGYPGYGSHVMLMPDHGVGVFALSNRTYAGPSGPAWDTAVALDKAGLLEARAIPVSPAVADAYAAAKAAYAAGDVGPLQGRLAMNFLLDRSADNWKVEFAKLKAEVGECPTDEPLAPTGAMSSAFRLNCEKGKLDGQLLLAPTTPATIQALRLRVVPPEAR; via the coding sequence ATGCGTTCGAGATCGGCTTTTGCTTTCGCGGCTATTTTGGCCGTGTCGTCACCTGCGCAGGCGCAGGACGCCCCCAAGGCGCTCGACCAGCTCGCCCCCGAAATCGATGCGCTCTTCGCGAAATTCCAGGCCGAGCAGCATATCCCCGGCCTCGTCTACGGCGTCGTCGAGGACGGCAAGCTCGCCTATGTGAAGGGCATCGGCGTCCAGAACATCGCCGACAAGCGCGCCGTCACGCCCGACAGCCTGTTCCGCATCGCCTCGATGACCAAGGCGTTCACCGCGCTGTCGATCCTCAAACTGCGCGACGACGGCAAACTCCGCCTCGACGATCTTGCCGAACAATATGTGCCCGAAATGAGGGGCTGGACCTATCCGACCAAGGACAGCCCGCGCATACGGGTCAGGGATTTGCTCCAGCATGTCGGCGGCTTCGTTACCGACGATCCGTGGGGCGACCGGCAGCAGGTGCTGCCGCAGGACGACTTCACCAAAATGATCGCGACGGGCGTGCCGTTCAGTCGCGTGCCGCAGAGCCAACATGAATATTCGAACTTCGGCTATGCGCTGCTTGGCCGCATCGTCGCCAATGCGTCGGGCATGGCCTATACCGATTATGTCCAGAAGACGATCCTGACCCCGCTCGGCATGACGAGCAGCGGCTTCGACGCGCCGAAGGCTCCGAAGACGCGCTATGCGCTCGGCTATCGCTGGGAAAATGACAAATGGACCGCCGAGCCCGAGATGGTCGATGGCGCGTTCAATGCGATGGGCGGGTTGCAGGTCAGCGCCAACGATTATGCCAAATGGGTCGCCTTCCTGCTCTCGGCATGGCCCGCGCGCGATGATGCCGATAATGGCCCGGTCAAGCGGTCGACGGTACGCGAGATCGCGCAGGGATCGAACTTCGTCTCGGTCACGAACCGCATCGGCGCCAGCGGCGCGACCGCGTGCAAACAGGCCGCCGCCTATGGCATGGGCTGGCGCGTCGCACAGGATTGCGACCTCGGCCTCACGCTCGCGCATGGCGGCGGCTATCCGGGTTATGGCAGCCATGTGATGCTGATGCCCGATCATGGCGTCGGGGTGTTCGCGCTGTCGAACCGCACTTATGCCGGTCCGTCGGGCCCGGCATGGGACACCGCGGTCGCGCTGGACAAGGCGGGGCTGCTCGAGGCGCGTGCGATCCCCGTGTCGCCGGCGGTCGCGGACGCCTATGCGGCGGCGAAGGCGGCCTATGCTGCGGGCGATGTCGGTCCGCTTCAGGGCCGGCTCGCGATGAACTTCCTGCTCGACCGCTCGGCCGATAACTGGAAGGTCGAATTCGCCAAGCTGAAGGCCGAGGTCGGCGAATGCCCGACCGACGAACCGCTGGCGCCAACCGGCGCGATGTCGAGTGCGTTTCGCCTCAACTGCGAAAAGGGAAAGCTCGACGGGCAATTGCTGCTCGCGCCAACGACACCAGCGACGATCCAGGCGCTACGCTTACGCGTCGTCCCGCCCGAGGCGCGATAA
- a CDS encoding surface-adhesin E family protein → MRKFICAIVAVSTLGVAAPAAAEWTRLTDDDRGVFHYYDPATAKRSGPLVQYRSRADGRNATLDEDEPPLSVMLEEMDCKGNRMRPIEIIDYDASGAEIQRFDMSDEEHWFDIAPDSIAARKRETLCR, encoded by the coding sequence ATGCGAAAATTCATTTGCGCGATAGTGGCGGTATCGACGCTGGGCGTGGCGGCGCCAGCGGCGGCCGAATGGACCCGGCTTACCGACGACGACCGCGGCGTGTTTCATTATTACGACCCGGCGACGGCGAAGCGGAGCGGACCGCTCGTGCAATATCGCTCCCGCGCGGACGGACGTAACGCCACACTCGACGAAGACGAACCGCCGCTGAGCGTTATGCTGGAAGAAATGGATTGCAAGGGCAACCGGATGCGGCCGATCGAGATCATCGATTATGACGCGAGCGGCGCAGAGATCCAACGTTTCGACATGAGCGACGAGGAACATTGGTTCGATATCGCGCCCGATTCGATCGCGGCGCGGAAACGAGAGACACTCTGCCGCTAA
- the rimM gene encoding ribosome maturation factor RimM (Essential for efficient processing of 16S rRNA): MADANRPVTLAAIAGAHGVRGEVRLKLFGEGAEALRAFSVFDAGDRKLTLKSVRPANQGAVATFAEVNDRSAAEALRGTVLTVPRSALPALGEGEYYHHDLLGLPCVSTDGSAIGTVVAIDNFGAGDIVEIERPTGKRFMVPMRVEAVPEWNAERLVVAQAFADAD; the protein is encoded by the coding sequence TTGGCCGACGCGAATCGCCCCGTCACCCTCGCCGCCATCGCCGGCGCGCACGGGGTACGGGGCGAGGTGCGTCTCAAGCTGTTTGGCGAAGGCGCGGAGGCTCTCCGCGCCTTTTCCGTTTTCGATGCGGGCGACCGCAAGCTCACGCTCAAATCGGTGCGCCCCGCCAATCAGGGCGCGGTCGCGACCTTTGCCGAGGTCAACGACCGCAGCGCCGCCGAGGCGCTCCGCGGCACCGTGCTTACCGTCCCGCGCTCGGCATTGCCGGCGCTTGGCGAGGGCGAATATTACCATCACGACCTGCTCGGCTTGCCGTGCGTATCGACCGACGGCAGCGCGATCGGCACCGTTGTCGCGATCGACAATTTCGGCGCCGGCGACATCGTCGAAATCGAACGCCCGACCGGCAAGCGTTTCATGGTGCCGATGCGTGTCGAGGCGGTGCCCGAATGGAACGCCGAACGGCTGGTCGTCGCCCAGGCCTTTGCCGACGCGGACTAG
- the ffh gene encoding signal recognition particle protein, with protein sequence MFDSLSNRLGDVFGKLRGRGALTEDDVRAAMREVRIALLEADVALPVVRSFVDQVTDLAIGQNVLRSVTPGQQVVKIVSDALTEMLGSETAELDLAVTPPAVIMMVGLQGSGKTTTTAKIAKRLKDKERKKVLMASLDVNRPAAQEQLAVLGTQIDVATLPIVAGQQPVEIAQRAMQAAKLQGYDVLMLDTAGRLHVDQQLMDEMQAVSRTANPAETLLVVDSLTGQDAVQVAQRFTDQVPLTGVVLTRMDGDARGGAALSMRAVTGKPIKFAGTGEKLDGLELFQPSRIAGRILGMGDVVSLVERAAETIQAEEAEAMAAKMAKGQFDLNDLRTQLNQMRRMGGLGALAGMIPGIKKAQAQMAAGAADDKMLIHFDAIMGSMTPKERAKPEILTAKRKIRIANGSGTTVQQVNKVLKMHQEMASAMKKIRKMGGLKGLGALFGKGGGIPGMGGMGGGLPGLGGGGSIPPELANLMNKKK encoded by the coding sequence ATGTTCGACAGTCTGAGCAATCGGCTTGGCGATGTTTTCGGGAAGCTCCGCGGCCGCGGTGCGCTGACCGAGGACGACGTGCGCGCCGCGATGCGCGAAGTGCGAATCGCCCTGCTCGAGGCCGACGTCGCGCTGCCCGTGGTGCGCAGCTTCGTCGATCAGGTCACCGATCTCGCGATCGGCCAGAATGTCCTGCGCTCGGTCACCCCGGGGCAGCAGGTCGTCAAGATCGTCAGCGACGCGCTGACCGAAATGCTCGGTTCGGAAACCGCCGAGCTCGACCTTGCCGTCACCCCGCCTGCCGTCATCATGATGGTCGGCCTTCAGGGCTCGGGTAAAACCACCACGACCGCGAAGATCGCGAAGCGGCTGAAGGACAAGGAGCGCAAGAAGGTGCTGATGGCGTCGCTCGACGTCAATCGCCCCGCTGCGCAGGAACAGCTTGCCGTCCTCGGTACGCAGATCGACGTCGCGACGCTGCCGATCGTCGCGGGTCAGCAGCCGGTCGAGATCGCGCAGCGCGCGATGCAGGCGGCAAAGCTTCAGGGCTATGACGTCCTGATGCTCGATACCGCGGGCCGCCTCCACGTCGATCAGCAGCTGATGGACGAGATGCAGGCGGTGTCGCGTACCGCGAACCCCGCCGAAACTTTGCTCGTCGTCGACAGCCTCACGGGTCAGGACGCGGTGCAGGTCGCACAGCGCTTCACCGATCAGGTGCCGCTCACCGGCGTCGTGCTCACGCGCATGGATGGCGACGCGCGCGGCGGTGCCGCGCTCAGCATGCGCGCCGTCACTGGCAAGCCGATCAAGTTTGCGGGTACAGGTGAAAAGCTCGACGGGCTCGAACTCTTCCAGCCCTCGCGCATCGCGGGTCGCATCCTCGGCATGGGCGACGTCGTCAGCCTCGTCGAACGCGCCGCCGAAACGATCCAGGCCGAAGAGGCCGAGGCGATGGCGGCGAAGATGGCCAAGGGCCAGTTCGACCTCAACGACCTCCGCACGCAACTCAATCAGATGCGCCGCATGGGCGGCCTCGGCGCGCTCGCCGGGATGATCCCCGGGATCAAGAAGGCGCAGGCGCAGATGGCCGCCGGCGCCGCCGACGACAAGATGCTCATCCACTTCGACGCGATCATGGGGTCGATGACCCCCAAGGAACGCGCGAAGCCCGAAATCCTGACCGCGAAGCGCAAGATCCGTATCGCCAATGGCTCGGGCACCACGGTGCAGCAGGTCAACAAGGTGCTGAAGATGCACCAGGAAATGGCCAGCGCGATGAAGAAGATCCGCAAGATGGGCGGGCTCAAGGGCCTCGGCGCGCTGTTCGGCAAGGGCGGCGGCATTCCCGGAATGGGCGGAATGGGCGGTGGCCTCCCCGGTCTCGGTGGCGGCGGATCGATCCCGCCCGAACTCGCGAATCTGATGAATAAGAAAAAGTGA